The following are from one region of the Cloacibacterium sp. TD35 genome:
- a CDS encoding TlpA family protein disulfide reductase, translating to MKKYFLLFLFSILLLSCSKGGKVTINGKVTNGSPLERLEIIEASGIATLPIANFGIDAKGNFSETVEIPRDGVYVITYGGNTGFLYLKGGDQVNIDFEAMLFPQGMKISGDAKGNTEYLMESQQFINQYMSKLDQSIITKKEEDFLKELEKYKTDISKKMDEIAKVKKPDSDVEKFNKRELDVTLLMISSQYENMHGQATNDPKYKAGAKLLAFQKGLENDNYIEDMPNYRTYNISKLSAGFQKFFESQKNTAPTSNVQMFSKFLDTQKDLSDKTKEYLIAAVAAQYDLREPANPKLQEVFKFLDTKIKNSAIKSELKNLEEAIYGIEQGTDVSSLNVVKQDGKKTTLADLKGKPTALVFYASWNPYISESTLPVLKEMVKFYGSKMNFAFINLDDTQHQFVKTSKAMFTGVQGNNYYATGGMKSEIAQKFAIYGFKMPSFIIIDKDGKIAGKTYLNIADPALVDALNKASGLQAPTAVPQAPDLMTAPSATEQHSANDGHGH from the coding sequence ATGAAAAAATATTTTTTATTATTCTTATTCTCCATTTTACTGCTATCATGTTCTAAAGGTGGCAAAGTAACCATAAATGGTAAAGTGACTAATGGTTCTCCATTAGAAAGATTAGAAATTATAGAAGCCTCAGGAATTGCAACTTTACCTATTGCTAATTTTGGTATAGATGCCAAAGGAAATTTCTCAGAAACAGTAGAAATCCCTAGAGACGGAGTATACGTAATTACTTACGGTGGAAACACAGGCTTCCTTTATCTAAAAGGTGGTGATCAAGTAAATATTGATTTTGAAGCAATGCTTTTCCCACAAGGAATGAAAATTTCTGGTGATGCCAAAGGAAATACAGAATACTTAATGGAGTCTCAGCAATTCATTAATCAATACATGTCTAAATTAGACCAATCAATCATTACTAAAAAAGAAGAAGATTTCTTAAAAGAATTAGAAAAATATAAAACTGATATTTCTAAAAAAATGGATGAAATCGCTAAGGTTAAAAAACCAGATAGCGATGTAGAAAAATTCAATAAAAGAGAATTAGATGTTACTTTATTGATGATTTCTTCTCAATACGAAAACATGCATGGTCAAGCTACCAATGACCCTAAGTATAAAGCAGGTGCTAAATTATTGGCATTCCAAAAAGGTCTTGAAAACGATAACTATATCGAAGATATGCCTAACTATAGAACTTATAACATCAGCAAATTGAGTGCAGGTTTCCAAAAATTCTTCGAAAGCCAAAAAAATACCGCTCCTACTTCTAATGTTCAAATGTTCTCTAAATTCTTAGATACTCAAAAAGATCTTTCAGATAAAACCAAAGAATATCTTATTGCTGCTGTAGCGGCTCAATATGATTTGAGAGAGCCAGCAAATCCTAAATTACAAGAAGTTTTCAAATTTTTGGATACTAAAATCAAAAATTCTGCAATTAAATCAGAGTTAAAAAATTTAGAAGAAGCAATTTACGGAATTGAGCAAGGAACAGATGTTTCTAGTTTAAATGTAGTAAAACAAGACGGTAAAAAAACAACTTTAGCAGACCTTAAAGGAAAACCTACAGCATTAGTATTCTACGCTTCATGGAATCCTTATATTTCAGAAAGTACGCTTCCTGTTCTAAAGGAAATGGTGAAGTTTTATGGTTCAAAAATGAATTTTGCATTCATCAATTTAGATGATACACAACACCAATTCGTGAAAACTTCTAAAGCGATGTTTACAGGAGTTCAAGGAAATAATTATTATGCAACGGGTGGTATGAAATCTGAAATTGCTCAGAAATTTGCAATATATGGGTTTAAAATGCCAAGTTTCATCATCATCGATAAAGATGGAAAAATTGCAGGTAAAACTTACCTAAACATAGCAGATCCAGCCTTAGTAGATGCATTAAACAAAGCTTCAGGCCTACAGGCTCCAACTGCTGTTCCTCAAGCACCAGATTTAATGACAGCGCCTTCAGCTACAGAACAGCATTCTGCTAATGATGGTCACGGTCACTAA
- a CDS encoding peptidase domain-containing ABC transporter, with product MFKLESRSPKLETQIKKTFSLQKDLTDCGVGCLQSLVRYYGGDISLETLREKSGTSKTGTTLLGLYQCANAIGFNADGCEADINALIEHGEPVILHVIIDQKYEHYVIYYSYNHNGDYKFLIGDPTKGLEYWTQEDLEKVWVSKTCLTLKPNEHFEKKEKTNSEKKQWLINLVKEDQESIYTIIVLGVIFTLLGMSMYIFSQKLIDDILPKKKLNVLLLSIGFLSFLLFARLIIQALREFYIIKQSKEFNQRINKNFFSSLLHLPKMFFDTRKIGDFVARLNDTQRIQAVIKQLITNTAVDVLGVLISIGFLFYYSWKLTIVCLVISPIIFYIIFRFNKQIIESQKDVMQSYSINEANYIDSIRGIDVIKGFGKQDLFLKKNILIFGNFQTKIFELGRLNLKIALYSGLALVVFLVTILSFSSYNVLNNEIKVGELMAIIGIASSLLSSITNLALVSIPIQEAKVAFDRMFEYSSIPKEKTEGKEVSDIESIEVKNLDFRFNGRGKLLNNVSLKLEKGKITCLLGESGSGKTTFAEILQKNYIQEKGEITINTSINLSEISISNWRKHISVVPQNIQLFNGTVLENIILDEHLDEQKLQNVINLGFEKFINSLPQNILTIVGEEGVNLSGGQKQLLGWLRALYHTPQFLILDEPTSSLDKGNRDFIYQLLNRLKEKTIIFIISHHLEDLVLISKEIYKIDDTKIKSI from the coding sequence ATGTTTAAACTCGAATCTCGTTCTCCGAAACTCGAAACTCAGATAAAAAAAACTTTTTCTCTTCAAAAAGATTTAACAGATTGCGGAGTTGGTTGCCTGCAATCTTTAGTTAGATATTATGGCGGAGACATTTCACTAGAAACACTCAGAGAAAAAAGCGGAACTAGCAAAACAGGAACTACACTTTTAGGTTTATACCAATGTGCTAATGCAATTGGTTTTAATGCTGACGGTTGCGAAGCAGATATTAACGCCTTAATAGAACACGGAGAACCTGTAATTTTACATGTAATAATAGACCAAAAATACGAGCACTATGTCATCTATTATTCTTATAATCATAATGGAGATTATAAATTTCTTATTGGAGATCCTACCAAAGGTTTAGAATATTGGACTCAAGAAGATTTAGAAAAAGTATGGGTTTCTAAAACTTGTCTTACCCTAAAACCAAATGAGCATTTTGAAAAAAAAGAAAAAACCAATTCAGAGAAAAAACAATGGTTGATTAATTTGGTAAAAGAAGACCAAGAGTCTATTTATACCATTATAGTTTTAGGCGTTATATTTACTCTTCTTGGGATGTCTATGTATATCTTTTCACAGAAATTAATAGATGATATTTTACCCAAAAAGAAACTGAATGTACTATTATTAAGTATTGGCTTTTTAAGTTTTCTTTTATTTGCTAGATTAATTATACAGGCTTTAAGAGAGTTTTATATCATAAAACAAAGCAAGGAATTTAATCAAAGGATTAACAAAAATTTCTTTTCTTCTTTATTGCATCTACCCAAAATGTTTTTTGACACCAGAAAAATTGGTGACTTTGTGGCAAGACTTAATGATACCCAAAGAATACAAGCTGTAATAAAGCAATTAATTACCAATACTGCGGTAGATGTTTTAGGGGTCTTAATTTCAATTGGGTTTTTATTTTATTATTCTTGGAAATTAACAATAGTATGTTTGGTAATTTCACCTATTATCTTTTACATTATTTTTAGATTCAATAAACAAATCATAGAGTCTCAAAAAGATGTGATGCAATCTTATAGTATTAATGAAGCGAACTATATTGACAGCATAAGAGGAATAGATGTAATAAAAGGTTTTGGCAAACAAGATTTATTCTTAAAAAAAAATATCTTAATCTTTGGGAATTTTCAAACCAAAATATTTGAATTGGGGAGGCTAAATCTTAAGATTGCACTTTATTCGGGTTTAGCTTTAGTAGTTTTTCTTGTAACTATTTTAAGTTTCTCATCATACAATGTTCTAAATAATGAAATAAAAGTAGGAGAACTAATGGCAATTATTGGTATTGCAAGTTCTTTACTTTCTTCTATTACCAATCTGGCATTAGTAAGCATTCCGATTCAAGAAGCTAAAGTAGCTTTTGATAGAATGTTTGAATATTCTTCAATACCTAAAGAGAAAACAGAAGGCAAAGAGGTTTCAGATATAGAAAGTATAGAAGTTAAGAATCTAGATTTTAGATTTAACGGAAGAGGTAAACTGCTTAATAATGTTTCTTTGAAACTAGAAAAAGGTAAAATTACATGCCTTCTCGGTGAAAGCGGAAGTGGTAAAACTACTTTCGCGGAGATTTTGCAAAAGAATTATATTCAAGAAAAAGGAGAAATAACAATCAATACAAGTATTAATTTAAGCGAAATATCTATTTCTAATTGGAGAAAACACATTTCAGTTGTTCCACAGAATATTCAATTATTTAATGGAACAGTTTTAGAAAATATTATTTTAGATGAGCATTTGGATGAACAAAAACTTCAAAATGTTATTAACTTAGGTTTTGAAAAATTCATTAATTCTCTTCCTCAAAATATTTTAACTATTGTAGGAGAAGAAGGAGTCAATCTTTCAGGCGGGCAAAAGCAACTTCTTGGATGGCTTCGTGCATTATACCATACTCCTCAATTTTTAATTTTAGATGAACCTACCTCTTCTTTAGATAAAGGAAATAGAGATTTTATTTATCAACTACTTAATAGGTTAAAAGAAAAAACAATAATTTTTATCATCAGCCATCATCTAGAAGATTTGGTACTTATTTCAAAAGAAATCTACAAAATAGATGACACAAAAATCAAGAGTATCTAA
- a CDS encoding peroxiredoxin family protein, whose product MKNKTLKILAITIPTVLIGVMVYLFTNYQSKKTKVEALKSIPTFSVKDINGVTITNKNLQEGNKLLVYFNPECEYCQAEMQELSSINNKHLDMQWIMFSSQSIAEIKNFATKYNLQNAENIKWCTDPRAEVYTQFAMTGIPYFLGYNKNNKLVHRSTGAIKIEKVLKDFNVYQ is encoded by the coding sequence ATGAAAAATAAAACTTTAAAAATATTAGCCATTACCATTCCTACAGTATTAATAGGAGTAATGGTGTATCTTTTTACCAATTATCAAAGCAAAAAAACAAAAGTAGAAGCATTGAAAAGTATTCCTACTTTTTCCGTAAAAGATATCAATGGTGTTACTATTACTAACAAAAATTTACAAGAAGGCAATAAACTGTTGGTGTATTTCAATCCAGAATGTGAGTATTGCCAAGCAGAGATGCAAGAGCTTTCTTCTATTAATAATAAACATCTAGATATGCAATGGATTATGTTTAGTAGCCAAAGTATAGCAGAAATTAAAAATTTTGCAACAAAGTACAACTTGCAAAATGCAGAGAATATCAAATGGTGTACAGACCCTAGAGCAGAAGTTTATACACAATTTGCAATGACGGGTATTCCTTATTTCTTAGGTTACAATAAAAATAATAAATTGGTACACCGCAGTACAGGCGCTATAAAAATAGAGAAAGTTTTAAAGGATTTCAATGTTTATCAATAG